The Flammeovirgaceae bacterium genome contains a region encoding:
- a CDS encoding lamin tail domain-containing protein, with translation MAPTTANFISLGILIKALTGNSTAEPAGFPNGRAKIVFLVIVVISIVHDNNQHPPLSPLRGMVIGVLIFSLCSPSCIAQFTDNFSDGDFTANPVWAGTDSKFIVDAGRLRLQAPAVADMAYLSTASTAINNAVWEFSVQLNFNPSSSNFARVYLSSSQSDLSAAFNGYFVLIGDTPDEVSLYRQTGTTRTKIIDGLDGRVNADPVIIRIKVIRDDNGNWELFSDAGITGTFISEGTVNDVVHPTSAYFGVYCSYTSTRSSHFYFDDFIVTGDPYAPPPPSNFKDVIITELFPDPNPVIGLPEAEFVELFNRSSSPVNLAGWKLADLSSTATLPNYVLAPGAYVVITTTTSAAAYAAFGATLGVSNFPTLNNSGDNIKLQDAGLQLIDEVNYTDAWYKNDDKKQGGWTLELIDPENICAEEDNWVASEHPSGGTPGQQNSVQANKPDLTGPKLLSAIPVTATQLKLRFDERLENTLPAAGSFLITPPNTVTAVSFASSSLREVWLDVTTAFQPQQSYSITVNNIYDCAGNQIQPDFTTVNFGLPEQANPFDIVINEILFNPKPFGVDFLEVLNRSQKYINLKNFSVGNFDNGVPANPKVLTTDDLLLAPGEIMAFTTDPFTILSHYPKAQSGMIIKVSSLPSFPDNEGTSCIVNEGGIVLDNFRYSRDYHSVFLRDKEGVSLERIHMNSPTNDANNWKSAASVAGFATPGLPNSNSVTTPVISGEVKIEPELFIPLYGQPDFTEIRYRFDQGGKVANIKILDQQGREIKQIANNETLATEGFYRWDGDRNDGIKARPGYYVVWFEVFDSSGAVETFRKRVVVAARY, from the coding sequence GTGGCCCCCACAACGGCTAATTTCATTTCTCTTGGCATTCTGATTAAAGCCCTGACGGGCAACTCAACTGCAGAGCCGGCCGGTTTCCCGAACGGCCGCGCAAAAATAGTATTTTTGGTAATAGTGGTGATATCCATTGTTCATGATAATAATCAACACCCCCCGTTGTCCCCTCTGAGGGGTATGGTAATAGGTGTATTGATTTTTAGTTTGTGCTCTCCATCCTGTATTGCCCAGTTTACCGACAATTTTTCGGATGGGGATTTTACAGCCAATCCAGTTTGGGCAGGCACTGACTCAAAATTTATTGTAGATGCCGGGCGGCTTCGGCTCCAGGCCCCGGCCGTGGCCGACATGGCGTATCTGTCAACTGCCAGCACGGCAATTAATAATGCAGTGTGGGAGTTTTCCGTACAGCTCAATTTTAATCCGTCTTCCAGCAACTTTGCACGGGTATATCTTTCGTCCAGTCAAAGCGATCTTTCTGCAGCATTTAACGGGTATTTTGTTCTTATAGGCGATACACCCGATGAGGTGAGCCTGTACCGGCAAACCGGAACCACGCGCACAAAAATTATTGACGGCCTTGATGGAAGGGTAAATGCCGATCCGGTGATAATTCGGATAAAAGTAATACGGGATGACAACGGCAACTGGGAACTGTTTTCGGATGCCGGAATAACGGGCACCTTTATTTCGGAAGGCACCGTGAATGATGTGGTGCATCCGACCTCCGCTTACTTCGGTGTCTATTGCAGCTACACCTCAACCCGCTCTTCGCACTTTTATTTCGATGACTTCATTGTTACAGGCGATCCGTACGCCCCTCCTCCGCCATCAAATTTCAAAGACGTTATTATTACAGAACTTTTTCCTGATCCCAACCCGGTAATCGGTTTGCCCGAAGCCGAGTTTGTAGAGTTGTTCAACCGCAGCAGCAGCCCGGTTAACCTGGCAGGTTGGAAGCTTGCCGATCTGTCATCAACGGCTACACTGCCAAACTATGTTCTTGCTCCTGGCGCTTACGTAGTTATAACGACCACTACATCAGCAGCAGCTTACGCTGCTTTTGGAGCTACATTGGGCGTTTCTAATTTTCCAACACTCAACAACAGTGGCGATAACATTAAACTCCAGGATGCCGGTTTGCAACTTATTGATGAGGTTAATTACACCGATGCCTGGTATAAAAATGATGATAAGAAACAGGGAGGCTGGACACTAGAACTTATTGATCCTGAAAATATTTGTGCTGAAGAAGATAACTGGGTGGCTTCGGAACATCCTTCCGGGGGAACGCCCGGGCAACAAAATTCCGTTCAAGCAAACAAACCCGATCTGACCGGCCCGAAATTGCTATCCGCTATTCCGGTAACGGCAACACAGTTGAAACTTCGCTTTGATGAGCGATTGGAAAATACACTGCCCGCAGCTGGAAGCTTCTTGATCACACCACCCAACACAGTTACGGCTGTTTCGTTTGCATCATCATCGCTTCGGGAAGTATGGTTGGATGTGACAACCGCCTTTCAGCCGCAGCAATCCTATTCGATTACAGTAAATAACATTTATGACTGCGCAGGCAACCAGATTCAGCCAGACTTTACCACCGTAAATTTTGGCTTACCTGAGCAAGCAAACCCTTTTGATATAGTTATCAATGAAATACTGTTTAATCCAAAGCCATTCGGAGTTGATTTTTTGGAGGTGTTAAACCGCTCACAGAAGTACATTAATCTTAAAAATTTTTCTGTCGGCAATTTTGATAATGGAGTGCCGGCTAACCCCAAAGTTCTTACCACTGATGATTTACTTTTAGCGCCTGGTGAGATAATGGCGTTTACTACCGATCCGTTTACCATTCTTTCACATTACCCGAAGGCACAATCAGGGATGATTATAAAAGTAAGTTCACTTCCATCATTTCCTGATAATGAAGGTACATCATGTATCGTTAATGAAGGTGGCATTGTGCTTGATAATTTCAGGTACTCACGCGATTACCATTCAGTGTTTCTTCGCGATAAGGAGGGTGTTTCGCTCGAACGTATACACATGAACAGTCCTACCAACGATGCGAACAACTGGAAATCGGCTGCATCGGTAGCAGGCTTTGCCACACCCGGTTTGCCAAACTCAAATTCAGTAACTACACCGGTTATTTCAGGTGAGGTTAAAATAGAACCCGAGTTGTTTATTCCGCTTTACGGCCAACCCGATTTTACCGAGATCCGGTATCGGTTTGATCAGGGAGGCAAAGTGGCCAACATCAAAATTCTTGATCAGCAGGGAAGAGAAATCAAACAAATTGCCAACAACGAAACCCTGGCAACCGAAGGTTTTTACCGGTGGGATGGCGACCGCAATGACGGCATCAAAGCACGCCCCGGATATTACGTGGTGTGGTTTGAGGTTTTTGATTCGTCTGGCGCAGTAGAGACTTTCAGAAAACGGGTTGTGGTTGCCGCACGTTATTAG
- a CDS encoding class I SAM-dependent methyltransferase, translated as MIHDLAQSNIQQFIRDHENDDVRELVLKKAFIEGTPSSVIANQIACRRKAKEKLPLWYNTAGIIYPPMVNLEQASSEITAQFKYEVLTNRINPPFPRIKGGVGVDLTGGFGVDSFFISQSFGQFHYVESNAELVEIARHNHRQLGSTNITHHCTAAEEFLQAFPGTIDFIYLDPSRRTTGSKKVVQLSDCLPDVPALLPALLERSSLVLIKTSPLLDIQRGLNGLRSVRNVFVVSVANDCKEVLYLCQSGFSGEPVIHAVNLQSPDDEFTFCISEEKKAAVEFSYPLAYLFEPNSSLMKAGAFKVTAERYGLFKLHKNTHIYTSDKLSYEFPGRIFKIKSLVTPSEIKTVFATKQANIISRNYPLTAEQLKKKLHLRDGGSDYLIAVAGLKKKYLVAAGRIK; from the coding sequence ATGATACATGATTTAGCCCAGTCGAATATTCAGCAATTTATCCGCGACCATGAAAATGATGATGTGCGGGAGTTGGTTCTAAAAAAAGCTTTTATTGAAGGAACACCTTCATCCGTAATTGCCAACCAGATTGCCTGCCGCAGAAAAGCAAAAGAGAAACTACCGTTATGGTACAATACAGCCGGAATTATTTACCCCCCCATGGTAAATCTTGAGCAGGCCTCATCAGAAATAACGGCTCAGTTCAAATATGAGGTGCTGACCAACAGAATAAACCCTCCGTTCCCCCGGATTAAGGGGGGTGTCGGAGTTGACTTAACCGGAGGCTTTGGGGTTGATTCTTTTTTTATTAGTCAGTCATTCGGACAATTCCACTATGTGGAATCAAATGCCGAACTGGTTGAAATTGCCCGGCACAACCACCGGCAGCTTGGAAGTACAAACATTACTCATCACTGTACTGCTGCTGAAGAATTCTTGCAGGCCTTTCCGGGTACAATTGATTTTATTTACCTCGATCCCTCGCGCAGAACAACCGGCAGCAAAAAAGTAGTACAGCTTAGTGATTGCCTGCCCGATGTACCTGCATTATTGCCCGCACTGCTTGAAAGGTCATCGCTGGTTTTGATAAAAACCTCGCCCCTGCTGGATATTCAACGCGGATTGAACGGTTTGAGATCCGTACGCAATGTATTTGTTGTTTCCGTAGCCAACGATTGCAAGGAGGTTTTATACTTGTGTCAATCAGGTTTTTCGGGGGAGCCGGTCATCCATGCTGTAAACCTGCAGTCGCCCGATGATGAATTTACCTTCTGTATAAGCGAAGAGAAAAAAGCAGCAGTAGAATTTTCATATCCCCTCGCCTATTTGTTCGAGCCAAATTCTTCACTGATGAAGGCAGGAGCATTTAAAGTTACGGCTGAGCGTTACGGGTTGTTCAAACTTCATAAGAATACTCATATCTATACTTCTGACAAATTAAGTTATGAATTTCCAGGACGGATTTTCAAAATAAAATCGCTGGTTACGCCTTCGGAGATTAAAACAGTATTTGCGACAAAACAGGCTAACATCATCAGCCGTAATTATCCGCTAACAGCCGAACAACTGAAAAAGAAACTCCATCTTCGTGATGGCGGATCTGATTACCTTATTGCGGTTGCCGGTCTAAAGAAAAAATACTTAGTCGCAGCCGGCAGGATAAAGTGA
- the mfd gene encoding transcription-repair coupling factor → MRASEFLNQYCADSLVQTVAAGITAPDTQNILIKNLAGSLDAVLVAACFRLHPCDYFIVLHDREEAAYFQNDLQQLLEREIYLFPMSYKRPYEYEETENANVLMRTEVLNLIATKNQPQIIVSYPEALSEKVISKRSLTSNTFQVITGSNLDIGFLEEFLHTYDFEKTDFVYEAGQFAVRGGIIDVFSYAHELPYRIELIGNEVESIRSFDPGTQLSIELLNQVNLIPDVQTRLVKEQRQSVFEFLPNDTVLWFKDYQLTRDAVQQNFNKVADSFQKILAAAGGASVALKPVELFECADDFLIHTGALRKIEFGNRFSLTPAKTFEWSAGAQPAFSKNFELLCTNLLDLQQKGYTNCIAAEMPRQLERLTGIFEEIRPELRFTPLEFPLRQGFVDQTLKLACYTDHQIFERFHRYHAREKFSKSKALTLRELHTLQPGDFVTHIDHGIGKFAGLEKKEVNGHEQEAIRLVYRDDDVLYLSIHSLHKISRYTGKEGSPPVISKLGSQEWESKKAKVKKKVKDIAKELIELYAKRKSAPGFSFSPDSYLQAELESSFIYEDTPDQAKATEDVKRDMEAPHPMDRLICGDVGFGKTEVAVRAAFKAATDGRQVAVLVPTTILAMQHFRTFSERLNGLPVKVDYISRFRTHQEIKKILDNVREGKTDILIGTHRIVSNDVHFKNLGLLIVDEEQKFGVKVKDRLKELKVNVDVLTLTATPIPRTLHFSLMGARDLSIISTPPPNRQPVTTELHTFHETIIRDAVSFELRRGGQVFFVHNRINDIEEVANIIFKLVPDARIAVAHGQMEGDRLEKTMLKFINGECDVLVSTNIIESGLDIPNANTIIINQAHLFGLSDLHQMRGRVGRSNKKAFCYLLTPPASLLTSDSRKRLAALEEFSELGDGFKVALRDLDIRGAGNLLGAEQSGFINDLGFETYHKILDDAVQELKETDFKDLFAAELAEKVKLIVQDCTIETDLEILIPENYVSNTSERLQLYARLDNIRDETELSRFVTELRDRFGELPQSVEALINTVRLRWLAEQLGFEKLSLKKGVLKGYFVSTNDAYFNSETFGKILRYIQNHPRQCRLRDHQGKAMVTIENIGDVASAMSIMVQLTGLEHKPASEMISG, encoded by the coding sequence TTGAGGGCGAGTGAGTTTTTAAACCAGTATTGCGCGGATAGTCTTGTACAGACCGTAGCCGCAGGAATTACTGCGCCCGATACTCAGAATATCCTCATAAAAAATCTTGCCGGAAGTCTGGATGCGGTGCTTGTCGCTGCGTGTTTCCGCTTACATCCCTGCGATTACTTTATTGTACTGCACGACCGGGAAGAAGCAGCCTATTTCCAGAATGACCTTCAGCAGCTATTAGAACGTGAAATTTATCTGTTTCCGATGTCGTACAAACGGCCGTATGAGTATGAAGAAACAGAAAATGCCAATGTGCTTATGCGCACCGAAGTACTAAACCTTATCGCAACAAAGAATCAACCTCAAATCATCGTATCGTACCCTGAAGCACTCTCAGAAAAGGTTATCAGCAAGCGCTCGCTCACCTCAAACACGTTTCAGGTAATCACCGGTTCCAATCTGGATATCGGTTTTCTTGAGGAGTTTCTTCACACGTACGATTTTGAGAAAACCGATTTTGTTTACGAAGCCGGGCAGTTTGCCGTGCGGGGTGGCATTATTGATGTATTCTCCTACGCGCACGAACTTCCTTACCGGATTGAACTAATTGGCAATGAAGTGGAGAGTATCCGTTCGTTCGATCCGGGAACGCAGTTATCCATTGAACTACTCAATCAGGTTAACCTGATTCCCGATGTACAAACCCGGCTGGTAAAAGAGCAGCGGCAATCGGTTTTTGAATTTCTGCCGAACGATACCGTATTGTGGTTTAAAGATTACCAGCTCACCCGGGATGCGGTTCAGCAAAATTTTAATAAGGTAGCAGATTCCTTCCAGAAAATCCTCGCTGCGGCCGGAGGGGCATCCGTGGCGCTCAAACCTGTTGAACTATTTGAATGTGCTGACGATTTTCTTATCCACACCGGGGCTTTGCGGAAAATTGAATTTGGCAACCGGTTTTCATTAACCCCTGCAAAGACGTTCGAGTGGTCGGCCGGTGCGCAGCCGGCCTTTAGCAAAAATTTTGAATTGCTGTGTACTAACCTCCTCGATTTGCAGCAAAAAGGATACACCAATTGTATAGCGGCCGAAATGCCCCGCCAACTCGAACGGCTCACCGGCATTTTTGAAGAAATCCGCCCGGAACTTCGTTTTACCCCGCTGGAGTTTCCGCTTCGGCAAGGTTTTGTTGACCAAACCCTGAAACTTGCCTGTTATACCGACCACCAGATTTTCGAACGCTTTCATCGTTATCATGCGCGCGAAAAGTTCAGCAAATCAAAAGCGCTTACGTTGCGCGAACTGCACACCCTTCAACCGGGCGATTTTGTTACCCATATCGACCACGGCATTGGCAAGTTTGCAGGCCTGGAAAAAAAAGAAGTGAATGGCCACGAGCAGGAAGCCATCCGCCTGGTGTATCGCGATGACGATGTACTGTACTTAAGCATTCATTCTCTTCATAAAATTTCACGGTATACCGGCAAAGAAGGTTCACCACCGGTAATCAGTAAGCTTGGTTCGCAGGAATGGGAGAGTAAAAAGGCCAAAGTAAAAAAGAAGGTAAAAGACATCGCCAAGGAACTGATTGAACTTTACGCCAAACGCAAATCGGCCCCGGGGTTTTCGTTCTCGCCCGACAGCTACCTGCAGGCTGAACTGGAGTCATCCTTTATTTATGAAGACACACCCGATCAGGCCAAGGCAACTGAAGACGTTAAACGCGACATGGAGGCCCCTCACCCGATGGACCGGCTCATCTGTGGTGATGTGGGTTTTGGTAAAACGGAGGTGGCCGTTCGGGCAGCCTTTAAAGCCGCCACCGATGGCCGGCAGGTGGCTGTGCTGGTGCCCACTACCATCCTGGCCATGCAGCATTTCCGCACGTTCAGCGAACGATTAAATGGTCTTCCGGTAAAGGTTGATTACATCTCGCGCTTTCGTACCCATCAGGAAATAAAAAAGATTCTTGATAATGTTCGCGAAGGCAAAACCGATATCCTTATTGGCACCCACCGAATTGTAAGCAATGATGTACATTTCAAAAACCTGGGCCTGCTCATTGTTGACGAAGAGCAAAAGTTTGGCGTTAAGGTAAAAGACCGCTTGAAGGAATTGAAGGTGAATGTTGATGTGTTAACACTAACGGCTACGCCCATACCACGCACCCTGCATTTTTCCTTAATGGGCGCCCGCGACTTAAGTATTATTTCCACGCCTCCGCCCAACCGCCAACCGGTAACCACCGAACTGCACACCTTTCACGAAACGATTATTCGCGATGCTGTTAGCTTTGAATTGCGCAGGGGCGGACAGGTTTTCTTCGTACACAACCGCATCAACGATATCGAAGAAGTTGCCAACATTATTTTCAAACTGGTTCCTGATGCGCGCATTGCTGTTGCGCATGGCCAGATGGAGGGCGACCGGCTGGAGAAAACAATGCTGAAATTTATTAATGGCGAATGTGATGTGTTGGTTTCAACCAACATTATTGAATCGGGGCTGGATATACCTAACGCCAACACCATCATCATTAACCAGGCCCACCTTTTTGGATTATCCGATCTGCATCAGATGCGCGGCCGTGTTGGTCGTTCCAACAAAAAAGCATTTTGTTACCTGCTTACCCCGCCTGCCTCTCTGCTCACGTCCGATTCACGAAAACGATTAGCCGCCTTGGAAGAATTTTCAGAATTGGGCGATGGGTTTAAAGTAGCCCTGCGCGATCTGGACATTCGCGGGGCCGGTAATTTGCTCGGTGCCGAACAGAGTGGTTTTATCAATGATCTTGGCTTTGAAACCTATCATAAAATTCTTGACGATGCCGTTCAGGAACTCAAGGAAACCGATTTCAAAGATCTGTTTGCCGCAGAACTTGCCGAAAAGGTCAAGCTTATCGTTCAGGATTGTACTATCGAAACCGATCTCGAAATTCTTATTCCCGAAAATTACGTTAGCAACACCAGTGAGCGCCTCCAACTGTATGCACGATTGGATAATATCCGGGATGAAACCGAGTTAAGTCGCTTCGTTACCGAATTGCGCGATCGGTTTGGTGAACTCCCGCAATCGGTGGAGGCGCTTATCAATACCGTGCGGCTGCGTTGGCTTGCCGAACAACTTGGCTTTGAAAAACTATCGTTAAAGAAAGGCGTGTTAAAAGGATACTTCGTAAGTACAAATGATGCGTACTTCAATTCTGAAACATTCGGAAAAATTCTCCGGTATATTCAAAATCATCCCCGGCAGTGCCGGTTACGCGACCACCAGGGCAAAGCCATGGTTACTATTGAAAACATCGGGGATGTAGCGTCTGCCATGTCCATTATGGTTCAACTGACAGGTCTTGAACATAAACCGGCCAGCGAAATGATTTCAGGATAA
- the gldJ gene encoding gliding motility lipoprotein GldJ: MRNYIKVLLLLAGASAVISGCSLFGRGGGKPTAQNPGSVSSATGLAYNDEDEGGFMVNPYEGQPDAPNMVFIEGGRAVMGSFEEDVMSYRDNIERTVSVASFYMDETEIANIHWLEYLHYLARDSSQEVYQAAKPDTTVWVGKLAFNDPYVEHYLRYPGFRYFPVVGVTWNQASAYAVWRTKAVNMDLAKKAGEEYAETDGRIPLESGFVVPAYRLPTEAEWEYAAQAMIGTQWLEEMQTHQRIYPWDGHALRNPYGKQMGFMLANFKRGRGDYAGIAGRLNDGALITTYIYEFPPNDYGLYNMAGNVSEWVQDVYRPLSFQDFDDLNPIRRDGFLDKASGTEQEGNVYNNVDRNPESFTSLITDRARVYKGGSWKDVAYWMSPGTRRFLDQDSATATIGFRCAMIRAGSNY, encoded by the coding sequence ATGAGGAATTACATTAAGGTTCTTTTACTGCTTGCCGGAGCCTCTGCCGTTATATCAGGGTGCTCACTTTTTGGTAGGGGAGGCGGCAAACCCACAGCCCAAAACCCCGGATCGGTAAGTTCGGCAACAGGTCTGGCTTATAACGATGAAGACGAAGGCGGATTTATGGTAAATCCCTACGAAGGCCAACCCGATGCCCCCAACATGGTGTTTATTGAAGGAGGGCGGGCAGTTATGGGTTCGTTCGAAGAAGATGTGATGTCCTATCGCGATAACATCGAAAGAACGGTTTCGGTAGCCTCATTTTATATGGATGAAACCGAGATTGCCAACATTCATTGGCTCGAATACCTGCACTACCTGGCCCGCGATTCTTCACAAGAGGTATATCAGGCTGCAAAACCCGATACAACCGTGTGGGTAGGCAAACTCGCTTTTAATGATCCGTACGTTGAGCACTACCTGCGTTATCCGGGATTTCGTTATTTCCCTGTTGTTGGTGTAACCTGGAACCAGGCCAGCGCTTATGCCGTATGGCGTACGAAGGCCGTGAATATGGACCTTGCTAAAAAAGCCGGTGAAGAATATGCTGAAACTGACGGGCGCATTCCGCTTGAATCAGGGTTTGTAGTGCCCGCGTATCGATTACCTACTGAAGCCGAGTGGGAGTATGCCGCCCAAGCCATGATCGGAACACAGTGGCTTGAAGAAATGCAAACCCATCAACGAATCTATCCGTGGGATGGCCACGCTTTACGAAATCCGTACGGTAAGCAAATGGGCTTTATGCTGGCCAACTTTAAACGGGGCCGTGGTGACTACGCTGGTATTGCCGGTCGTTTAAACGATGGTGCACTTATCACTACCTACATATACGAATTCCCTCCGAACGATTATGGCTTATACAACATGGCCGGTAATGTTAGCGAATGGGTGCAGGATGTTTATCGTCCGCTATCATTTCAGGATTTTGATGACCTGAACCCGATACGCAGAGATGGTTTCCTCGATAAAGCCTCTGGTACCGAACAGGAGGGCAACGTGTATAACAACGTTGACCGCAACCCCGAAAGCTTTACCTCACTTATTACTGACAGAGCCCGGGTTTACAAAGGCGGAAGTTGGAAAGATGTTGCCTACTGGATGTCCCCCGGTACGCGCAGGTTCCTCGATCAGGACAGCGCCACCGCTACAATTGGTTTCCGCTGCGCTATGATTCGGGCCGGCTCAAATTACTAG
- a CDS encoding aspartate-semialdehyde dehydrogenase: protein MKLAVVGATGLVGQEILKVLEERNFPFDELYLVASDKSVGQSVTFKGKPYEIKSIDEVCKLAPDIAIFSAGGSTSLEWAPRYAEMGTIVIDNSSAWRMDPTKKLIVPEINGHELTIDDRIIANPNCSTIQMVMVLAPLHVKYKLKRVVVSTYQSVTGTGKDAVQQLMDERAQIKGAKVYPHNIDMNALPHIDVFLDNGYTKEEMKMVNETRKILGDQTIGVTSTTVRVPTIGGHAEAVNAEFYHDFACSEIRSILANTPGVIVQDDPKNNIYPMPINAKGRDEVFVGRIRRDESQPNTVNLWIVADNLRKGAATNAVQIAEFMLEKSLVY, encoded by the coding sequence ATGAAATTAGCCGTTGTGGGGGCCACCGGTTTGGTTGGCCAGGAAATCCTGAAAGTACTTGAAGAACGAAACTTTCCTTTTGACGAGTTGTACCTGGTAGCCTCCGATAAATCGGTAGGCCAATCCGTTACCTTCAAAGGAAAACCGTACGAAATCAAAAGCATTGATGAGGTTTGCAAACTCGCACCCGACATCGCCATTTTTTCGGCAGGCGGAAGTACCTCGCTGGAATGGGCGCCCCGTTATGCCGAGATGGGCACCATTGTTATTGATAACTCCTCGGCCTGGCGGATGGATCCGACCAAGAAATTAATCGTGCCCGAAATCAACGGCCATGAATTAACCATTGATGACCGCATCATTGCCAACCCGAACTGCTCCACCATTCAAATGGTAATGGTGCTGGCCCCACTGCACGTAAAATATAAGTTGAAGCGCGTGGTGGTTTCAACGTATCAATCCGTTACCGGCACAGGCAAAGATGCTGTACAGCAACTGATGGACGAACGTGCACAAATAAAAGGAGCCAAAGTTTATCCGCACAACATTGATATGAATGCGCTGCCGCATATCGATGTGTTTCTCGACAACGGGTACACCAAGGAAGAAATGAAAATGGTTAACGAAACCCGCAAGATTCTGGGCGATCAGACCATTGGCGTTACGTCAACCACCGTGCGCGTTCCTACCATTGGTGGGCATGCCGAAGCCGTAAATGCCGAATTCTATCACGACTTTGCCTGCAGCGAAATCCGGTCCATTTTGGCCAACACCCCGGGCGTTATCGTGCAGGACGATCCGAAAAATAACATCTACCCGATGCCCATCAACGCCAAGGGCCGCGATGAAGTGTTTGTAGGGCGCATCCGCAGGGATGAATCACAGCCTAATACTGTTAACCTCTGGATTGTTGCCGATAACCTGCGCAAAGGCGCAGCAACCAATGCGGTGCAGATAGCCGAGTTTATGTTGGAAAAGAGTTTAGTGTATTAA
- a CDS encoding DUF885 family protein: MKKICCLISLLVVAVNITAQSNLLLQTSEVHNLMVNYEADRGSLYRFYTITNSPERRERLKTFYTDYLNRLQQLPFENLSQGGKVDYVLFKRDLQEALYQLAVEEREYNQIKRYVTMADPLYDIEKKRRRGVSLNSEEVAGQLNEIQKKVNEAIKKLPQEPSFTPELAERAEQTVRGQKAALRSVYNFYNGYDPLFTWWVEKPYQLLDTALGTYAAQLKKKIDPTKLPKDDGSGIIGNPIGRDEIIRQLKYEMMPYTPEELIDIANKEFAWCDREMLKASNEMGFGNDWKKALEKVKQSFVPPGKQPEAMVDLYNQSMDFIRKNDLITIPPLAEETWRTRMIPPQQQLVSPFFLGGELFQISYPTNTMNHEDKLMSMRGNNPHFSRATVHHELIAGHHLQQFMNNRNKAYRNFRTAFWTEGWALYWEMILWDMNFPRNAEDRIGMLFWRMHRCARIIFSLNYHMGKWTPQQCIDFLVDRVGHERANAEGEVRRSFTGRYGPLYQLAYMMGALQFYSLKKELVDSGKMTYKQFHDAVMSENSMPVEMVRAILTNQNLTKDFITQWRFYGSRN, from the coding sequence ATGAAAAAGATTTGCTGCCTTATCTCGCTGTTGGTTGTTGCTGTTAACATAACTGCACAATCCAACCTGCTGCTTCAAACCAGCGAAGTGCACAACCTGATGGTGAACTACGAAGCCGATCGCGGAAGCCTGTACCGGTTTTACACCATCACCAACTCGCCTGAACGCAGGGAGCGTCTCAAAACATTTTACACCGACTACCTGAACCGGCTGCAGCAACTTCCATTCGAAAATCTTTCGCAAGGAGGCAAAGTAGATTACGTGCTTTTTAAACGCGACCTGCAGGAGGCGCTTTACCAATTGGCGGTTGAAGAACGGGAATACAACCAGATTAAGCGGTATGTAACCATGGCCGACCCATTGTACGACATTGAAAAGAAACGCAGGCGTGGTGTGAGTCTGAACAGTGAAGAAGTTGCCGGACAACTGAACGAGATCCAAAAGAAAGTAAACGAGGCCATCAAAAAACTTCCTCAGGAACCGAGCTTCACACCCGAACTGGCCGAGCGTGCCGAACAAACCGTGCGTGGGCAAAAAGCAGCCTTGCGCAGCGTGTATAATTTTTACAACGGCTACGATCCGCTGTTTACCTGGTGGGTTGAAAAGCCCTACCAGTTGCTTGATACCGCGTTGGGCACTTATGCCGCACAGCTTAAAAAGAAAATCGATCCGACCAAACTACCCAAGGATGACGGCAGCGGCATCATCGGCAACCCCATTGGCCGGGATGAAATCATCCGCCAATTAAAATACGAGATGATGCCCTACACCCCCGAAGAACTGATTGACATTGCCAATAAAGAGTTTGCCTGGTGTGATCGTGAAATGCTGAAGGCCAGCAACGAAATGGGTTTTGGCAACGACTGGAAAAAGGCGCTGGAAAAGGTGAAACAAAGTTTTGTACCTCCGGGGAAACAGCCCGAAGCCATGGTTGATTTGTACAACCAGTCGATGGATTTCATCCGCAAGAATGACCTGATTACAATACCGCCTTTGGCGGAAGAAACCTGGCGTACGCGCATGATTCCGCCCCAACAACAATTGGTGAGTCCGTTCTTTTTGGGTGGCGAATTATTTCAAATCTCCTACCCAACCAACACCATGAACCACGAGGATAAGCTGATGAGTATGCGTGGTAACAACCCGCACTTCTCGCGGGCCACCGTCCATCATGAACTCATTGCCGGGCACCACCTGCAACAGTTTATGAACAACCGCAACAAAGCGTACCGGAATTTCCGCACGGCCTTCTGGACGGAGGGCTGGGCCCTTTACTGGGAAATGATTTTGTGGGACATGAACTTTCCGCGCAATGCCGAAGATCGGATCGGCATGCTGTTCTGGCGTATGCACCGATGTGCGCGCATTATCTTTTCCCTCAACTACCACATGGGCAAGTGGACTCCGCAACAATGCATTGATTTTTTAGTTGACCGCGTAGGCCACGAGCGCGCCAATGCCGAAGGCGAAGTGCGCAGGTCATTCACCGGGCGGTATGGTCCGCTCTATCAACTGGCCTACATGATGGGTGCATTGCAATTTTATTCGCTCAAGAAAGAACTGGTTGACAGCGGCAAGATGACCTACAAACAATTTCATGATGCCGTGATGAGCGAAAACAGCATGCCAGTAGAAATGGTGCGCGCAATTTTAACCAATCAAAACCTTACAAAAGACTTTATCACACAGTGGCGGTTTTATGGAAGTAGAAACTAG